The Triticum aestivum cultivar Chinese Spring chromosome 7B, IWGSC CS RefSeq v2.1, whole genome shotgun sequence genome window below encodes:
- the LOC123161404 gene encoding ABC transporter C family member 10 isoform X1: MGSLTDEEVADSESQVTPFAKAGVFSKMSFWWLNPLMKMGYKKPLEDKDMPLLGATDRACNQYSMFMEKLNGKKQSSSHATPSFFWTIVSCHRRAILVSGFFALLRVLAVSTGPIILKAFINVSFGKGTFKHEGYVLAALLFICKCCESFSQRQWYFRTRRLGLQVRSLLSAAIYKKQQKLSNAAKMKHSSGNIINYVTVDAYRIGESPYWFHQTWTTSVQLCIALAILYNAVGAAMVSSLVVIILTVLCNVPLARLQHKCKTKLMEAQDVRLKAMSESLVHMKILKLYAWEVHFKKVIEGLRKVEYKLLSAFQLMRAYTTFMFWSSPVLVSAATFLTCYLLKIPLDASNVFTFVATLHLVQDPIRLVPEVIAVVIQAKVAFTRISKFLDAPELNGQVRKKYFVGIDYPIEMNLCSFSWDENTSKPTLKNINLIVKGGEKIAICGEVGSGKSTLLAAVLREVPKTEGMIQVCGKIAYISQNAWIQSGTVRDNILFGSSMDEERYHNTLMRCSLVKDLEMLPYGDCTQIGERGVNLSGGHKQRVQLARALYQNADIYLLDDPFSAVDAHTATSLFNEYVMSALSEKTVLLVTHQVDFLPIFDSILFMSHGEVIRSAPYQDLLADCEEFKDLVSAHKDTIGVSDVSNNITTRRSKEVSVKETDGIHAESVKPSPADQLIKKEERETGDAGVKPYMLYLRQNKGLLYFSLSMISHTFFVAGQILQNWWMAANVQNPHVSALKLISMYIIIGVCTMFFLLSRYLLVVVLGIQTSRSLFSQLLNSLFHAPMSFFDSTPLGRVLSRVSSDLSIIDLDFPFAFALSLGGSLIAYSNLGVLVVITWQVLFIAVPMIVLAIWLQRYYLASAKELMRINGTTKSALANHLGESISGAITIRAFEEEDRFFATNLDLVDRNASPYFYNFAATEWLIQRLEIMSAAVLSFSAFVMALLPQGTFSPGFVGMALSYGLSLNIMFVASIQFQCNLGNQIISIERVNQYMDIQSEATEVAEENRPLPDWPQNGNVEIRDLKIRYRIDLPLVLHGITCKFEGGDNIGIVGRTGSGKTTLIGALFRLVEPAEGKVIIDSVDITMIGLHDLRSRLGIIPQDPTLFQGTIRYNLDPLGQFSDEQIWEVLDKCQLLEAVREKEQGLDSHVVQDGSNWSMGQRQLFYLGRALLRRCRILVLDEATASIDNATDAILQKTIRTEFKYSTVITVAHRIPTVMDCDMVLAMSDGKVVEYDKPTKLMETGGSLFRKLVEEYRSHTSNRNI, from the exons ATGGGTTCCCTCACAG ATGAAGAGGTAGCTGATTCTGAGAGTCAGGTGACTCCCTTTGCTAAAGCTGGGGTTTTCAGCAAGATGTCATTTTGGTGGTTGAATCCTCTAATGAAGATGGGCTACAAGAAACCCCTTGAGGACAAAGACATGCCACTTCTAGGCGCCACAGATCGAGCATGCAACCAGTACTCGATGTTCATGGAGAAGCTGAATGGAAAGAAGCAGTCGTCGTCACACGCCACACCATCATTCTTCTGGACTATTGTTTCCTGTCACAGGCGTGCCATCTTGGTCTCGGGTTTCTTTGCTTTGCTCAGGGTTCTTGCCGTATCAACAGGCCCAATTATTCTCAAGGCATTCATCAATGTATCATTTGGGAAAGGGACCTTTAAACACGAAGGTTATGTGCTTGCTGCGTTACTGTTCATCTGCAAATGCTGTGAATCTTTTTCACAGAGACAGTGGTATTTCCGGACTCGGAGATTAGGACTGCAGGTGAGGTCACTCCTGTCAGCAGCTATTTACAAGAAACAACAGAAGCTATCAAATGCAGCAAAAATGAAGCACTCTTCTGGAAACATTATAAACTATGTGACCGTCGATGCATATCGGATTGGAGAATCCCCATACTGGTTCCATCAAACATGGACAACAAGTGTTCAGCTTTGCATTGCTCTGGCAATTCTATACAATGCGGTTGGTGCTGCAATGGTTTCATCTTTGGTTGTCATCATTCTGACCGTACTGTGCAACGTTCCATTGGCTAGACTGCAACACAAATGTAAGACTAAACTTATGGAAGCACAAGATGTGAGATTGAAAGCCATGTCTGAGTCATTAGTTCATATGAAGATCTTGAAACTTTATGCTTGGGAAGTTCACTTCAAGAAGGTCATCGAGGGGCTGAGAAAGGTTGAGTACAAGTTGTTGTCAGCATTTCAGCTTATGAGGGCATACACCACTTTCATGTTCTGGTCTTCACCTGTTTTGGTTTCGGCAGCGACCTTTCTGACATGCTATCTTTTGAAAATCCCTCTTGATGCTAGCAATGTCTTCACCTTTGTGGCAACTCTACATCTTGTGCAAGACCCAATAAGGTTAGTACCAGAAGTTATTGCAGTTGTGATACAAGCTAAGGTTGCGTTCACTCGGATATCAAAGTTCCTTGATGCACCTGAGCTAAACGGGCAAGTTAGGAAAAAATACTTTGTTGGCATTGATTACCCTATAGAGATGAATCTGTGTAGCTTCTCGTGGGACGAGAACACATCAAAACCAACTCTAAAGAATATAAATCTGATTGTCAAAGGTGGAGAAAAGATTGCGATTTGTGGAGAGGTAGGATCAGGAAAGTCGACGCTTTTGGCTGCTGTACTCAGAGAGGTACCAAAAACTGAAGGCATG ATCCAAGTCTGCGGGAAGATAGCATATATTTCTCAGAATGCATGGATCCAATCAGGAACTGTGCGAGACAATATTCTCTTTGGATCATCGATGGATGAGGAAAGATACCACAACACACTCATGAGGTGTTCGTTGGTCAAGGATCTTGAAATGTTGCCATATGGAGATTGTACTCAAATTGGGGAGAGAGGAGTAAACCTTAGTGGTGGTCATAAGCAGCGCGTCCAGCTTGCTCGTGCACTATACCAAAATGCAGACATCTATCTTCTTGATGACCCTTTCAGTGCTGTTGATGCCCACACAGCCACAAGTCTTTTCAAT GAATATGTCATGAGTGCTCTATCAGAGAAGACTGTTCTTTTGGTGACGCACCAAGTGGATTTTCTACCCATATTTGACTCCATTTTG TTTATGTCACATGGAGAGGTTATCCGGTCTGCACCTTATCAAGACCTATTGGCAGATTGTGAAGAATTTAAAGACCTTGTAAGTGCCCATAAAGATACAATTGGTGTTTCCGATGTTAGTAACAATATAACCACTCGAAGATCTAAGGAAGTATCAGTGAAGGAAACAGATGGTATTCATGCAGAATCTGTGAAGCCATCACCGGCAGATCAACTGATCAAGAAAGAGGAAAGAGAAACAGGGGATGCAGGTGTTAAGCCTTATATGCTTTACCTGCGCCAGAACAAAGGCCTCCTGTATTTCTCGTTGTCAATGATTTCCCACACATTTTTTGTAGCTGGGCAAATATTACAGAATTGGTGGATGGCTGCTAATGTCCAGAATCCTCACGTTAGTGCGCTGAAGTTAATTTCCATGTACATTATTATCGGAGTTTGCACAATGTTCTTCTTGCTATCAAGATATTTGCTGGTCGTGGTTCTTGGGATCCAGACATCAAGATCCTTATTTTCCCAGTTGCTCAATTCATTGTTCCATGCACCAATGTCCTTTTTTGACTCTACTCCTCTAGGAAGGGTTCTTAGCCGG GTCTCTTCAGATTTGAGTATCATTGACCTTGATTTTCCATTTGCCTTTGCACTTAGCCTTGGTGGCAGCCTAATTGCATATAGCAATCTAGGGGTATTGGTTGTTATTACATGGCAGGTTCTGTTCATAGCCGTACCAATGATAGTTTTGGCAATTTGGTTGCAG AGGTATTATCTTGCCTCGGCCAAGGAATTGATGCGGATCAATGGTACTACCAAGTCTGCTCTAGCAAACCACCTGGGTGAATCGATTTCAGGGGCTATAACAATAAGGGCCTTTGAGGAAGAAGATCGTTTCTTTGCTACAAATTTGGATCTTGTTGACAGGAATGCCAGTCCATATTTCTATAATTTTGCAGCAACTGAATGGTTGATTCAACGTCTGGAGATAATGAGCGCCGcagttctttctttttctgccttCGTCATGGCCCTTCTTCCTCAAGGAACCTTTAGCCCTG GTTTTGTGGGAATGGCATTGTCCTATGGTCTTTCCTTAAACATTATGTTTGTTGCCTCTATTCAATTCCAATGCAACCTTGGGAATCAAATAATATCAATCGAACGGGTGAACCAGTACATGGACATACAAAGTGAAGCAACAGAAGTTGCTGAAGAAAATCGACCGTTACCAGATTGGCCCCAAAATGGCAATGTGGAGATTAGGGATTTGAAG ATCAGGTATAGGATAGATCTTCCACTTGTACTACATGGAATCACTTGCAAGTTTGAAGGTGGAGATAATATTGGTATAGTTGGTCGAACAGGAAGTGGGAAGACAACCTTAATTGGTGCATTGTTTCGTCTTGTTGAACCTGCCGAAGGGAAAGTAATTATTGACTCTGTGGATATCACTATGATAGGCTTACATGATCTGCGTTCACGTTTGGGTATTATTCCACAAGATCCAACACTTTTTCAGGGTACAATAAGATACAATCTAGATCCTCTTGGGCAATTCTCAGATGAACAAATATGGGAG GTTCTTGACAAATGTCAACTTCTTGAAGCTGTCCGGGAGAAGGAACAGGGATTGGATTCACATG TTGTGCAAGACGGGTCGAACTGGAGTATGGGCCAAAGGCAGCTCTTCTATCTGGGACGCGCACTTCTGAGAAGATGCCGCATCTTGGTTCTTGATGAAGCGACAGCCTCTATAGACAATGCAACAGATGCTATCCTTCAGAAAACGATCCGAACAGAATTCAAATATTCCACTGTTATTACAGTGGCCCACCGTATACCAACAGTTATGGACTGCGACATGGTACTTGCAATGAGCGACG GGAAAGTAGTGGAGTATGACAAACCTACAAAGCTCATGGAAACTGGAGGATCTCTCTTTCGCAAGCTGGTCGAGGAGTACCGGTCACACACATCGAACAGAAATATTTAG
- the LOC123161404 gene encoding ABC transporter C family member 10 isoform X2, protein MGSLTDEEVADSESQVTPFAKAGVFSKMSFWWLNPLMKMGYKKPLEDKDMPLLGATDRACNQYSMFMEKLNGKKQSSSHATPSFFWTIVSCHRRAILVSGFFALLRVLAVSTGPIILKAFINVSFGKGTFKHEGYVLAALLFICKCCESFSQRQWYFRTRRLGLQVRSLLSAAIYKKQQKLSNAAKMKHSSGNIINYVTVDAYRIGESPYWFHQTWTTSVQLCIALAILYNAVGAAMVSSLVVIILTVLCNVPLARLQHKCKTKLMEAQDVRLKAMSESLVHMKILKLYAWEVHFKKVIEGLRKVEYKLLSAFQLMRAYTTFMFWSSPVLVSAATFLTCYLLKIPLDASNVFTFVATLHLVQDPIRLVPEVIAVVIQAKVAFTRISKFLDAPELNGQVRKKYFVGIDYPIEMNLCSFSWDENTSKPTLKNINLIVKGGEKIAICGEVGSGKSTLLAAVLREVPKTEGMIQVCGKIAYISQNAWIQSGTVRDNILFGSSMDEERYHNTLMRCSLVKDLEMLPYGDCTQIGERGVNLSGGHKQRVQLARALYQNADIYLLDDPFSAVDAHTATSLFNEYVMSALSEKTVLLVTHQVDFLPIFDSILFMSHGEVIRSAPYQDLLADCEEFKDLVSAHKDTIGVSDVSNNITTRRSKEVSVKETDGIHAESVKPSPADQLIKKEERETGDAGVKPYMLYLRQNKGLLYFSLSMISHTFFVAGQILQNWWMAANVQNPHVSALKLISMYIIIGVCTMFFLLSRYLLVVVLGIQTSRSLFSQLLNSLFHAPMSFFDSTPLGRVLSRVSSDLSIIDLDFPFAFALSLGGSLIAYSNLGVLVVITWQVLFIAVPMIVLAIWLQRYYLASAKELMRINGTTKSALANHLGESISGAITIRAFEEEDRFFATNLDLVDRNASPYFYNFAATEWLIQRLEIMSAAVLSFSAFVMALLPQGTFSPGFVGMALSYGLSLNIMFVASIQFQCNLGNQIISIERVNQYMDIQSEATEVAEENRPLPDWPQNGNVEIRDLKIRYRIDLPLVLHGITCKFEGGDNIGIVGRTGSGKTTLIGALFRLVEPAEGKVIIDSVDITMIGLHDLRSRLGIIPQDPTLFQGTIRYNLDPLGQFSDEQIWEVLDKCQLLEAVREKEQGLDSHVVEDGSNWSMGQRQLFCLGRALLRRCRILVLDEATAFIDNATDAVLQKTIRTEFKYCTVITVAHRIPTVMDCDMVLAMSDGKVVEFDKPTKLMETEGSLFRELFKEYWSTSNGNI, encoded by the exons ATGGGTTCCCTCACAG ATGAAGAGGTAGCTGATTCTGAGAGTCAGGTGACTCCCTTTGCTAAAGCTGGGGTTTTCAGCAAGATGTCATTTTGGTGGTTGAATCCTCTAATGAAGATGGGCTACAAGAAACCCCTTGAGGACAAAGACATGCCACTTCTAGGCGCCACAGATCGAGCATGCAACCAGTACTCGATGTTCATGGAGAAGCTGAATGGAAAGAAGCAGTCGTCGTCACACGCCACACCATCATTCTTCTGGACTATTGTTTCCTGTCACAGGCGTGCCATCTTGGTCTCGGGTTTCTTTGCTTTGCTCAGGGTTCTTGCCGTATCAACAGGCCCAATTATTCTCAAGGCATTCATCAATGTATCATTTGGGAAAGGGACCTTTAAACACGAAGGTTATGTGCTTGCTGCGTTACTGTTCATCTGCAAATGCTGTGAATCTTTTTCACAGAGACAGTGGTATTTCCGGACTCGGAGATTAGGACTGCAGGTGAGGTCACTCCTGTCAGCAGCTATTTACAAGAAACAACAGAAGCTATCAAATGCAGCAAAAATGAAGCACTCTTCTGGAAACATTATAAACTATGTGACCGTCGATGCATATCGGATTGGAGAATCCCCATACTGGTTCCATCAAACATGGACAACAAGTGTTCAGCTTTGCATTGCTCTGGCAATTCTATACAATGCGGTTGGTGCTGCAATGGTTTCATCTTTGGTTGTCATCATTCTGACCGTACTGTGCAACGTTCCATTGGCTAGACTGCAACACAAATGTAAGACTAAACTTATGGAAGCACAAGATGTGAGATTGAAAGCCATGTCTGAGTCATTAGTTCATATGAAGATCTTGAAACTTTATGCTTGGGAAGTTCACTTCAAGAAGGTCATCGAGGGGCTGAGAAAGGTTGAGTACAAGTTGTTGTCAGCATTTCAGCTTATGAGGGCATACACCACTTTCATGTTCTGGTCTTCACCTGTTTTGGTTTCGGCAGCGACCTTTCTGACATGCTATCTTTTGAAAATCCCTCTTGATGCTAGCAATGTCTTCACCTTTGTGGCAACTCTACATCTTGTGCAAGACCCAATAAGGTTAGTACCAGAAGTTATTGCAGTTGTGATACAAGCTAAGGTTGCGTTCACTCGGATATCAAAGTTCCTTGATGCACCTGAGCTAAACGGGCAAGTTAGGAAAAAATACTTTGTTGGCATTGATTACCCTATAGAGATGAATCTGTGTAGCTTCTCGTGGGACGAGAACACATCAAAACCAACTCTAAAGAATATAAATCTGATTGTCAAAGGTGGAGAAAAGATTGCGATTTGTGGAGAGGTAGGATCAGGAAAGTCGACGCTTTTGGCTGCTGTACTCAGAGAGGTACCAAAAACTGAAGGCATG ATCCAAGTCTGCGGGAAGATAGCATATATTTCTCAGAATGCATGGATCCAATCAGGAACTGTGCGAGACAATATTCTCTTTGGATCATCGATGGATGAGGAAAGATACCACAACACACTCATGAGGTGTTCGTTGGTCAAGGATCTTGAAATGTTGCCATATGGAGATTGTACTCAAATTGGGGAGAGAGGAGTAAACCTTAGTGGTGGTCATAAGCAGCGCGTCCAGCTTGCTCGTGCACTATACCAAAATGCAGACATCTATCTTCTTGATGACCCTTTCAGTGCTGTTGATGCCCACACAGCCACAAGTCTTTTCAAT GAATATGTCATGAGTGCTCTATCAGAGAAGACTGTTCTTTTGGTGACGCACCAAGTGGATTTTCTACCCATATTTGACTCCATTTTG TTTATGTCACATGGAGAGGTTATCCGGTCTGCACCTTATCAAGACCTATTGGCAGATTGTGAAGAATTTAAAGACCTTGTAAGTGCCCATAAAGATACAATTGGTGTTTCCGATGTTAGTAACAATATAACCACTCGAAGATCTAAGGAAGTATCAGTGAAGGAAACAGATGGTATTCATGCAGAATCTGTGAAGCCATCACCGGCAGATCAACTGATCAAGAAAGAGGAAAGAGAAACAGGGGATGCAGGTGTTAAGCCTTATATGCTTTACCTGCGCCAGAACAAAGGCCTCCTGTATTTCTCGTTGTCAATGATTTCCCACACATTTTTTGTAGCTGGGCAAATATTACAGAATTGGTGGATGGCTGCTAATGTCCAGAATCCTCACGTTAGTGCGCTGAAGTTAATTTCCATGTACATTATTATCGGAGTTTGCACAATGTTCTTCTTGCTATCAAGATATTTGCTGGTCGTGGTTCTTGGGATCCAGACATCAAGATCCTTATTTTCCCAGTTGCTCAATTCATTGTTCCATGCACCAATGTCCTTTTTTGACTCTACTCCTCTAGGAAGGGTTCTTAGCCGG GTCTCTTCAGATTTGAGTATCATTGACCTTGATTTTCCATTTGCCTTTGCACTTAGCCTTGGTGGCAGCCTAATTGCATATAGCAATCTAGGGGTATTGGTTGTTATTACATGGCAGGTTCTGTTCATAGCCGTACCAATGATAGTTTTGGCAATTTGGTTGCAG AGGTATTATCTTGCCTCGGCCAAGGAATTGATGCGGATCAATGGTACTACCAAGTCTGCTCTAGCAAACCACCTGGGTGAATCGATTTCAGGGGCTATAACAATAAGGGCCTTTGAGGAAGAAGATCGTTTCTTTGCTACAAATTTGGATCTTGTTGACAGGAATGCCAGTCCATATTTCTATAATTTTGCAGCAACTGAATGGTTGATTCAACGTCTGGAGATAATGAGCGCCGcagttctttctttttctgccttCGTCATGGCCCTTCTTCCTCAAGGAACCTTTAGCCCTG GTTTTGTGGGAATGGCATTGTCCTATGGTCTTTCCTTAAACATTATGTTTGTTGCCTCTATTCAATTCCAATGCAACCTTGGGAATCAAATAATATCAATCGAACGGGTGAACCAGTACATGGACATACAAAGTGAAGCAACAGAAGTTGCTGAAGAAAATCGACCGTTACCAGATTGGCCCCAAAATGGCAATGTGGAGATTAGGGATTTGAAG ATCAGGTATAGGATAGATCTTCCACTTGTACTACATGGAATCACTTGCAAGTTTGAAGGTGGAGATAATATTGGTATAGTTGGTCGAACAGGAAGTGGGAAGACAACCTTAATTGGTGCATTGTTTCGTCTTGTTGAACCTGCCGAAGGGAAAGTAATTATTGACTCTGTGGATATCACTATGATAGGCTTACATGATCTGCGTTCACGTTTGGGTATTATTCCACAAGATCCAACACTTTTTCAGGGTACAATAAGATACAATCTAGATCCTCTTGGGCAATTCTCAGATGAACAAATATGGGAG GTTCTTGACAAATGTCAACTTCTTGAAGCTGTCCGGGAGAAGGAACAGGGATTGGATTCACATG